TGTAATAGCAACTAGTCTTGGATCAGGAATTCCCGAATATTGTGATTCCCCTAAATCTTGAAGAGCAATGATGTTTCTCAAGTTATTATTGGTGGTACTAACTCTGTTTTGTCTGTTGGTTACCCATACTTCTATTCTTGTAATTTGAACTCTACTTCGAATTACTGGGTAATCTTGCAACGCTTCATCATACTTATTTCTGAAGTATTGCGATAAGAAAAAGTGTCGGTCGGCATCGTAATCTAGACCATATAATTGAAAATTTTGTATCGTTCCGCCGCCTTGAGCTGTGACTGATTTGGTTTTTGATTTTTGTTCTGAGAAAACACCGGTTACTGTAGTTTTTCCAAATTGTAATTGCGCTTTAACCCCAAATAAACTTTGAGCACCACGAATCAAAGAATTACTCGTTGGCATACTCACATTTCCGACTTCAATTTTTTGAATGATGTCATCTTCTGTTGGTGCATACTCTAACTTGATAAGATTTTGAAAAGCAAAAGTAGATTGGGTATCATAATTGGCATTAACGCTCAATCTTGTTCCCACTTTACCGTTCAAACTCATGCTAATTCTTTGAGCAAAATCAAAGGAAGTTTGGGATCTATTTCTTGGAGAAAAGGCCGGATTGTCTTGTTTAGTATAACGAACTCCCAAATCCATTTCTACAGAACCTGTGGGCTTTACATCAATGGTATTGGACCCAAAAATAGACTCAAAGAAACCTGAGTTTACATAGTATCGAGGTAATAAATCTTTTTTCTTTTGATCACTACCATCTTTTTTTCCATCAATCGCATCCGATTTTTGTTTGAAATACTCCCGCATCGATTCTCGAAGCACTAATTCTTCGTATTCCTTTGGGGTTAAAATAATAGGGTAATTGATATTAAAACCATCAACGGAACTGGTATAAATATATCTGTTTGTTGCTGGATCATAGGTGTAAGCATTAACAATACTATTTGGATTTTTTATCTCCATTTTCCCTTTTGAATAGCCCAAACTGTCTTTAGGCGTTTCATTAATCTGAGCATAAGTCGTAGCGCTTAGTAGCAAAACTAATCCTAAGATTAACTTCTTCAAGTTTAGAAATGATTTTGTAAAGTATTTTGTTTCCAAGAACTATAAATTTTTTAAAGCTTGTTTGATTATTACTTCTACTCCTGCTTCAGGGTTTTCTTTTAGGATTTTATCCACTACTTTTTCGGCATTCTTTCTAATGAATCCCAAAACCTCTAAGGCAGATAACGATTCTTCTCGATTAATATTGTGCTGTGAAGTAGAAATTTCACTTAAATCATAGATTTTTAACACTTTTTCTTTTAAATCCAATATAACCCGTTGCGCCGTTTTACTGCCGATTCCTTTGATCGATTGAATTGTTCCAACATCAGCACTAGCAATAGCCTGTATGATTTGTTTTGGATCTAAAGAGGATAACATCGTTCTAGCAATACTAGCACCAATTCCTGATACGGTAAGTAATAATTTAAACAACTCACGTTCAGATTTTTCTACAAAACCAAACAAAGAATGAGCATCCTCCTTGATTTGAAGATGGGTAAATAACTTAATAAAATCGGAATTGGGAAGTAATGAAAAGGTATGCAAAGAAATATTTATGTGATAACCAACACCATTGCAGTCAATTACAACCTCGGTAGGTGATTTTTCAATTAATTTTCCTTGAATGTGTGCAATCATTTTTTACTGAAATCTAATTCCAAATATAGCAAAATTCTTTAACTGGAAGAATCTCTTTGCAATATCTCTAAAATAATACAAAACTATTTAGGGGAAGCCGCTTTTTTTCTCTTCTCTTTTTCTTGTGCATCCACAACAGCAACTGCTACCATATTTACCATTTCTTCTACACTGGCGCCAAGCTGAAAAATATGAACTGCTTTTTCCATACCCAACATAATAGGCCCAATAGAGTCTACTTTATACAATTCTTTCAATAGTTTATAAGTGATATTGGAAGCTTCTAAATTAGGGAAAATTAGTGTGTTCACTTTTTTGCCTGCTAATTTTGAGAAAGGAAATTTAGCTTTCAACATTTCGGCATTTAAAGCAAAATCGGTTTGGATTTCCCCATCCACAATTAAGTCAGGATAATATTTATGCAAATAGGCTACAGCTTCTCTAACCTTGTTAGCACTTTCATGAGCCGACGAACCAAAATTGGAAAACGAAACCATGGCAATCACCGGTTCTATTCCAAACATTCTAGTCATTTTTGCCGTCATCAAAGCAATTTTAGCCAATTCATCTGAAGTTGGATTTGGATTAATGGCCGTATCCGATAAGAACATTGGTCCTCGGTTCGTCATCATCATATTGGCTGTAGCAATTAAAGTAATCCCTGGTGCTTTTCCTATCAATTGCATCAAGGGCTTCACTGTTGACGGATAACTTCTAGAGTAACCCGAAACCATGGCATCAGCATCGCCTTCATTAACCATCATTGCAGCAAAATAGTTGCGCTCTCTCATCCATTTTTGGGCATCGAGTAATGAAATTCCTCTACGTTGTCTTGACTTCCAATAAATATCGGCGTATTTTAATCTTCGTTTGTCTTCTTCTTTCGTTTTTGGATCAAAAATTGGGACATCAACATCAAAACCAATTTCTTCTTTGAGTTCCAAAATCAATTCTTTATTTCCTAACAATATAGGATGAGCAATGCCTTCTTCGTAAGCAATTTGCGCTGCTTTCAAAACATCCAAATGATCCGCTTCGGCAAAAACGACTCTTTTAGGTTCTGTCCTAGCTCTATTAGTTAATAATCGAACCAATTTATTATCAGACCCTAATCGCTCTAATAATTCTTCTTCATATTTATCCCAATCGGTAATTGGATGTAAGGCAACTCCCGATTCCATTGCGGCTCTTGCTACTGCAGGTGGAACTTTTGCGATTAATCTTGGATCGAAAGGTTTTGGAATAATATACTCTTTACCAAAATTCAACTTGGTTTCTCCGTAAGCAATATTCACTTGCTCTGGAACGGACTCTTTGGCTAATTCGGCTAAAGCAATAACTGCTGCTTTTTTCATTTCCTCATTAATCTTAGTCGCTCTAACATCTAATGCGCCACGGAAAATATAAGGAAAACCAAGTACATTATTCACTTGATTAGGATGGTCAGAACGACCCGTTGCCATGATTATATCTCTTCTGGTTTTAATAGCCAAATCATATTTTATCTCAGGATTTGGATTGGCCATCGCGAAAACGATTGGGTTTTTTGCCATCACCAATAACATTTCTGGCGTAACTATATCTCCAGTAGACAAACCAACAAATACATCACAACCCACCATAGCATCGTGCAATGATTGGAAGTTTTGATCGGTGGCATATTTTCGTTGATTATCTGAAATAGCAGGATCGTCTTTTCTAAGCGCCCCTTTGCTATTGAACATTACAATATTTTCTTCTTTTACACCAAAAGAAACATAAAGATTAGCACAAGCAATTGCCGCTGAACCAGCACCAG
The window above is part of the Flavobacterium sp. N1994 genome. Proteins encoded here:
- the ruvA gene encoding Holliday junction branch migration protein RuvA codes for the protein MIAHIQGKLIEKSPTEVVIDCNGVGYHINISLHTFSLLPNSDFIKLFTHLQIKEDAHSLFGFVEKSERELFKLLLTVSGIGASIARTMLSSLDPKQIIQAIASADVGTIQSIKGIGSKTAQRVILDLKEKVLKIYDLSEISTSQHNINREESLSALEVLGFIRKNAEKVVDKILKENPEAGVEVIIKQALKNL
- a CDS encoding NADP-dependent malic enzyme; translated protein: MHKDSKRREALLYHAKPTPGKIQVVPTKKYATQRDLSLAYSPGVAEPCLEIAKDVNNVYKYTSKGNLVAVITNGTAVLGLGDIGPEASKPVMEGKALLFKIFADIDVFDIEVGTKDIDAFIETVKNIAPTFGGINLEDIKAPESFEIERRLVEELNIPVMHDDQHGTAIISSAALINAVELAGKKMDEVKMVISGAGSAAIACANLYVSFGVKEENIVMFNSKGALRKDDPAISDNQRKYATDQNFQSLHDAMVGCDVFVGLSTGDIVTPEMLLVMAKNPIVFAMANPNPEIKYDLAIKTRRDIIMATGRSDHPNQVNNVLGFPYIFRGALDVRATKINEEMKKAAVIALAELAKESVPEQVNIAYGETKLNFGKEYIIPKPFDPRLIAKVPPAVARAAMESGVALHPITDWDKYEEELLERLGSDNKLVRLLTNRARTEPKRVVFAEADHLDVLKAAQIAYEEGIAHPILLGNKELILELKEEIGFDVDVPIFDPKTKEEDKRRLKYADIYWKSRQRRGISLLDAQKWMRERNYFAAMMVNEGDADAMVSGYSRSYPSTVKPLMQLIGKAPGITLIATANMMMTNRGPMFLSDTAINPNPTSDELAKIALMTAKMTRMFGIEPVIAMVSFSNFGSSAHESANKVREAVAYLHKYYPDLIVDGEIQTDFALNAEMLKAKFPFSKLAGKKVNTLIFPNLEASNITYKLLKELYKVDSIGPIMLGMEKAVHIFQLGASVEEMVNMVAVAVVDAQEKEKRKKAASPK